Proteins from one Fragaria vesca subsp. vesca linkage group LG6, FraVesHawaii_1.0, whole genome shotgun sequence genomic window:
- the LOC101291550 gene encoding adenosine kinase 2-like: protein MASEGILLGMGNPLLDISAVVDEDFLKKYDLQLNNAILAEDKHLPIYEELCSNPNVEYTAGGATNKSIRVAQWMLQEPGATSYMGSIGKDKYGDEMKKNSKLAGVNVHFYEDESAPTGTCAVCIVGDGRSLVANLSAANCYKFEHLKRPENWALVEKAKYLYIAGFFLTVSPESIQLVAEHAASNNKIFGMNLSATFICEFFKDVQEKALQYVDYVFGNETEARTFSQVHGWEIDDVEEIALKISQWPKASGAHKRITVITQGADPVVVAEEGKVKKFPVVLLPKEKIVDTIGAGDAFVGGFLSQLVQEKPTEECVRAGCYAASVIIQRSGCTYPEKPDFH, encoded by the exons ATGGCCTCCGAAGGAATCCTGTTGGGGATGGGTAACCCCCTCCTTGACATCTCTGCCGTTGTCGACGAAGACTTCTTGAAAAA ATATGATCTCCAACTCAACAATGCAATTCTTGCAGAGGACAAGCACTTACCCAT ATATGAGGAACTTTGTTCCAACCCTAACGTGGAGTACACTGCTGGAG GTGCTACTAACAAATCCATTCGAGTTGCCCAG TGGATGCTTCAAGAACCCGGTGCAACAAGTTATATGGGTAGCATAGGGAAGGATAAGTATGGGGATGAGATGAAGAAAAACTCAAAACTTGCTGGTGTTAAT GTTCACTTTTACGAGGATGAGTCTGCACCAACAGGAACTTGTGCTGTTTGTATCGTGGGTGATGGGAG GTCACTTGTTGCCAATTTGTCTGCTGCTAACTGCTACAAATTTGAGCATTTGAAAAGACCAGAAAATTGGGCATTGG TTGAGAAGGCCAAGTACTTGTACATTGCTGGTTTTTTCCTAACTGTATCGCCAGAATCCATACAGCTTGTTGCTGAACATGCAGCCAGTAATAACAAG ATTTTCGGGATGAACCTTTCTGCTACGTTTATCTGCGAGTTTTTCAAGGATGTTCAGGAGAAAGCTTTGCA GTATGTGGACTATGTTTTTGGAAATGAGACAGAAGCAAGAACATTCTCACAAGTTCATGGCTGGGAG ATTGATGATGTTGAAGAAATAGCTCTAAAGATCTCCCAGTGGCCGAAAGCATCAGGAGCCCACAAGAGGATTACTGTCATTACTCAGGGAGCAGATCCTGTAGTCGTCGCTGAGGAAGGGAAAGTGAAGAAGTTCCCAGTGGTATTGTTGCCCAAAGAAAAGATTGTTGATACTATTGGAGCAG GGGATGCGTTTGTTGGTGGCTTTCTATCGCAGTTAGTTCAAGAGAAACCTACTGAAGAGTGCGTGAGAGCCGGTTGTTATGCTGCAAGTGTGATCATCCAGAGGTCTGGCTGCACCTACCCAGAGAAGCCTGATTTTCACTGA
- the LOC101291263 gene encoding adenosine kinase 2-like, producing the protein MASEGILLGMGNPLLDISAVVDHDFLNKYDLQLNNAILAEDKHLPMYDELASNPNVEYIAGGATQNSIRVAQWMLQVPGATSYMGSIGKDKYGEEMKKNSKLAGVNVHYYEDESAPTGTCGVCVVGGERSLIANLAAANCYKVEHLKRPENWALVEKAKYFYIAGFFLTVSPESIQLVAEHAAANNKVFSMNLSAPFICEFFKDVQEKALPYMDYVFGNETEARTFSKVHGWETDDVEQIALKISEWPKIGGRKRITVITQGADPVVVAEDGKVKKFPVILLPKEKLVDTNGAGDAFVGGFLSQLVQEKPIEDCVKAGCYAANVIIQRSGCTYPEKPDFN; encoded by the exons ATGGCCTCCGAAGGAATTCTGCTCGGAATGGGCAACCCCCTCCTCGACATCTCCGCCGTCGTCGACCATGACTTTTTGAATAA ATATGATCTCCAGCTCAACAATGCGATTCTGGCTGAGGACAAGCACCTCCCCAT GTATGACGAACTTGCATCAAACCCTAACGTGGAGTACATTGCTGGAG GTGCTACTCAAAACTCCATTCGAGTTGCCCAG TGGATGCTTCAAGTACCTGGTGCAACAAGTTATATGGGCAGCATAGGAAAGGATAAGTATGGTGAGGAGATGAAGAAGAACTCAAAACTTGCTGGTGTTAAC GTTCACTATTATGAGGATGAGTCTGCACCAACAGGTACCTGCGGTGTTTGTGTAGTGGGTGGTGAAAG GTCACTTATTGCCAATTTGGCAGCTGCTAACTGCTACAAAGTTGAGCATTTGAAAAGACCAGAGAACTGGGCATTGG TTGAGAAGGCCAAGTACTTCTATATTGCTGGTTTTTTCTTGACTGTATCGCCAGAATCCATTCAGCTTGTTGCTGAACATGCAGCCGCAAACAACAAG GTCTTCAGCATGAACCTTTCTGCCCCATTTATCTGTGAGTTTTTCAAGGATGTCCAGGAGAAAGCTTTGCC GTATATGGATTATGTTTTTGGAAATGAGACAGAAGCAAGAACCTTCTCAAAAGTTCACGGCTGGGAG ACCGATGATGTTGAGCAAATAGCTCTTAAGATCTCCGAGTGGCCGAAAATAGGTGGACGCAAGAGGATCACTGTTATTACTCAGGGGGCAGATCCTGTGGTTGTAGCTGAGGATGGGAAAGTGAAGAAGTTCCCAGTCATCCTGTTGCCAAAAGAAAAGCTTGTTGATACCAATGGAGCAG GGGATGCTTTTGTTGGAGGTTTTCTATCTCAGCTAGTTCAAGAGAAACCCATTGAAGATTGCGTGAAGGCTGGTTGTTATGCTGCAAATGTGATCATCCAGAGGTCTGGCTGCACCTACCCAGAGAAGCCTGACTTTAACTGA
- the LOC101290789 gene encoding isocitrate dehydrogenase [NAD] catalytic subunit 5, mitochondrial-like isoform 1, whose product MASQLLRRVIGSRSTTHFLSGAANPFPSLLSSSSSPAARVFSSTSTPITATLFPGDGIGPEIAESVKQIFREAEVPIQWEEHYVGEQIDPRTQSFLTWESLESVRRNKVGLKGPMATPIGKGHRSLNLTLRKELNLYANVRPCYSLPGYKTRYDDVDLVTIRENTEGEYSGLEHQVVRGVVESLKIITRQASLRVAEYAFHYAQAHGRKRVSAIHKANIMQKTDGLFLKCCREVAEKYPDIVYEEVVIDNCCMMLVKNPALFDVLVMPNLYGDIISDLCAGLIGGLGLTPSCNIGEGGIALAEAVHGSAPDIAGKNLANPTALLLSAVTMLRHLELHDKADRIQDAILKTIAEGKYRTADLGGKSTTTDFTQAIIGHL is encoded by the exons ATGGCTTCCCAGCTATTGAGGCGCGTAATCGGAAGCCGCTCCACCACCCACTTTCTCTCCGGCGCCGCGAATCCTTTCCCGTCCTTACTCTCCTCCTCCTCGTCTCCCGCAGCTAGGGTTTTCTCTTCTACCTCCACTCCGATCACCGCCACCCTCTTCCCCGGCGACGGCATCGGCCCCGAGATCGCCGAGTCCGTCAAACAG ATATTCAGAGAAGCTGAAGTCCCGATTCAATGGGAAGAACATTATGTTGGGGAGCAAATAGATCCCAGGACGCAGAGTTTTCTGACATGGGAAAGTTTGGAATCAGTACGGAGGAACAAGGTAGGCTTGAAAGGGCCAATGGCCACACCGATTGGGAAAGGTCATCGTTCTTTGAACCTTACACTAAGGAAAGAACTTAACTTGTATGCAAATGTCAGACCTTGTTACAGCCTTCCGGGCTACAAGACTCGTTATGATGATGTTGATCTTGTCACTATCCGTGAGAATACGGAGGGGGAATACAGTGGACTTGAACATCAA GTGGTGAGAGGTGTTGTTGAGAGCCTCAAGATCATTACCCGTCAAGCTAGTTTGAGGGTGGCCGAGTATGCTTTTCATTATGCCCAGGCCCATGGTAGAAAAAGAGTGTCTGCAATTCACAAAGCAAATATAATGCAGAAAACCGATGGCCTTTTTCTCAAG TGTTGCCGTGAGGTTGCAGAGAAGTACCCTGATATAGTATATGAGGAAGTTGTCATTGATAATTGCTGTATGATG CTTGTGAAAAATCCAGCACTTTTCGACGTGTTAGTGATGCCTAACCTATATGGTGATATTATTAGTGACCTTTGCGCTGGGTTGATAGGGGGTCTGGGCTTAACACCAAG CTGCAATATTGGTGAGGGAGGTATTGCCCTGGCTGAAGCTGTACATGGATCAGCACCTGATATCGCTGGAAAG AATTTGGCAAATCCGACTGCTCTGCTTTTGAGTGCTGTCACCATGCTTCGCCATTTGGAGCTCCATGATAAAGCTGATAGGATTCAGGATGCGATCCTGAAGACAATTGCAGAGGGCAAGTACCGTACAGCTGACCTTGGTGGCAAATCTACAACTACTGACTTCACACAAGCAATTATCGGTCATCTTTGA
- the LOC101290789 gene encoding isocitrate dehydrogenase [NAD] catalytic subunit 5, mitochondrial-like isoform 2, which translates to MASQLLRRVIGSRSTTHFLSARVFSSTSTPITATLFPGDGIGPEIAESVKQIFREAEVPIQWEEHYVGEQIDPRTQSFLTWESLESVRRNKVGLKGPMATPIGKGHRSLNLTLRKELNLYANVRPCYSLPGYKTRYDDVDLVTIRENTEGEYSGLEHQVVRGVVESLKIITRQASLRVAEYAFHYAQAHGRKRVSAIHKANIMQKTDGLFLKCCREVAEKYPDIVYEEVVIDNCCMMLVKNPALFDVLVMPNLYGDIISDLCAGLIGGLGLTPSCNIGEGGIALAEAVHGSAPDIAGKNLANPTALLLSAVTMLRHLELHDKADRIQDAILKTIAEGKYRTADLGGKSTTTDFTQAIIGHL; encoded by the exons ATGGCTTCCCAGCTATTGAGGCGCGTAATCGGAAGCCGCTCCACCACCCACTTTCTCTCCG CTAGGGTTTTCTCTTCTACCTCCACTCCGATCACCGCCACCCTCTTCCCCGGCGACGGCATCGGCCCCGAGATCGCCGAGTCCGTCAAACAG ATATTCAGAGAAGCTGAAGTCCCGATTCAATGGGAAGAACATTATGTTGGGGAGCAAATAGATCCCAGGACGCAGAGTTTTCTGACATGGGAAAGTTTGGAATCAGTACGGAGGAACAAGGTAGGCTTGAAAGGGCCAATGGCCACACCGATTGGGAAAGGTCATCGTTCTTTGAACCTTACACTAAGGAAAGAACTTAACTTGTATGCAAATGTCAGACCTTGTTACAGCCTTCCGGGCTACAAGACTCGTTATGATGATGTTGATCTTGTCACTATCCGTGAGAATACGGAGGGGGAATACAGTGGACTTGAACATCAA GTGGTGAGAGGTGTTGTTGAGAGCCTCAAGATCATTACCCGTCAAGCTAGTTTGAGGGTGGCCGAGTATGCTTTTCATTATGCCCAGGCCCATGGTAGAAAAAGAGTGTCTGCAATTCACAAAGCAAATATAATGCAGAAAACCGATGGCCTTTTTCTCAAG TGTTGCCGTGAGGTTGCAGAGAAGTACCCTGATATAGTATATGAGGAAGTTGTCATTGATAATTGCTGTATGATG CTTGTGAAAAATCCAGCACTTTTCGACGTGTTAGTGATGCCTAACCTATATGGTGATATTATTAGTGACCTTTGCGCTGGGTTGATAGGGGGTCTGGGCTTAACACCAAG CTGCAATATTGGTGAGGGAGGTATTGCCCTGGCTGAAGCTGTACATGGATCAGCACCTGATATCGCTGGAAAG AATTTGGCAAATCCGACTGCTCTGCTTTTGAGTGCTGTCACCATGCTTCGCCATTTGGAGCTCCATGATAAAGCTGATAGGATTCAGGATGCGATCCTGAAGACAATTGCAGAGGGCAAGTACCGTACAGCTGACCTTGGTGGCAAATCTACAACTACTGACTTCACACAAGCAATTATCGGTCATCTTTGA